One genomic segment of Hydra vulgaris chromosome 14, alternate assembly HydraT2T_AEP includes these proteins:
- the LOC136090916 gene encoding uncharacterized protein LOC136090916, with amino-acid sequence MLKSYDWHLEFKNLDTNVSYNKFVDIYNKGLIYFIPTITKGVVKAKAPWMNSYLKKTNIICDDPTFSPDTVYIILKSLHPNKCTGVDGVHPFPLKCCTDAFSLPLSLIFNKSYDTGIVPSMWLNANITPLFKSGDKSEPSSYRPVSLTSVISKVMKRILKDSVPHNRLCLKLKSYGFNKKAVRWCKSFVSNRVQRVVSNDEFSNWSPVTSGVPQGSSSDIEKTQTDLNKLLTWSQLWLLKFNVSKCKRMHIGSKNTRHIYTMYDSVLNRVELPETKIEKDLGIMISNDLKWSSQVSCASGKANKMLGIIKHSFKNLDINASKLLYTSLVRPYLDYANSVWCPYLEQDKKKLNRYNVKQHEQNVFKGKAMKVD; translated from the exons ATGCTAAAGAGCTACGACTGGCATCTTGAATTCAAAAACTTAGATACTAATGTTTCTTACAACAAATTTGTCGATATTTACAATAAAGGTCTTATATATTTCATTCCAACAATTACAAAGGGAGTTGTTAAAGCAAAAGCGCCTTGGATGAACtcttacttaaaaaa gacAAACATTATTTGTGATGACCCTACATTTTCACCGGACACAGTTTATATAATCCTGAAGTCACTACATCCAAATAAATGTACAGGAGTAGATGGAGTTCACCCATTTCCTTTAAAGTGTTGCACAGATGCGTTCTCACTTCCTTTatcacttatttttaataaatcgtATGATACTGGAATAGTTCCATCGATGTGGTTAAATGCTAATATAAcaccattatttaaaagtgGAGATAAATCGGAACCATCAAGTTATCGACCAGTATCACTTACTTCAGTTATAAGTAAAGTAATGAAACGTATCTTAAAAGATTCCGTGCCTCACAACAGATTGTgtcttaaactaaaaagttatggatttaacaaaaaagcagTTAGATGGTGCAAAAGTTTCGTAAGTAACAGAGTGCAACGTGTCGTCAGCAACGACGAATTTTCAAATTGGTCTCCAGTTACAAGTGGAGTACCGCAAGG aTCATCTTCTGATATAGAAAAGACTCAAACAGatctaaacaaattattgacATGGTCACAATTATggctattaaaatttaatgtcagCAAATGTAAACGCATGCATATAGGTAGCAAAAATACTAGGCATATATACACAATGTATGATTCAGTGCTAAATAGAGTTGAACTACcagaaacaaaaattgaaaaagatttaggAATTATGATTTCAAACGACTTAAAATGGTCTAGTCAAGTTAGTTGTGCGTCTGGTAAAGCTAATAAAATGTTAGgaataataaaacattcatttaaaaacttagacATAAACGCATCTAAATTGTTGTACACCTCTCTTGTAAGACCGTATCTAGACTACGCAAATTCAGTGTGGTGTCCTTACTTagaacaagataaaaaaaaattgaatcgaTACAACGTAAAGCAACACGAACAAAATGTCTTCAAGGGAAAAGCTATGAAAGTAGACTAA